From the Lolium rigidum isolate FL_2022 chromosome 2, APGP_CSIRO_Lrig_0.1, whole genome shotgun sequence genome, one window contains:
- the LOC124691525 gene encoding FAM10 family protein At4g22670-like yields MDPTKVADLKAFVAACKKDPALLTDPSLAFFRDYLASLGAQLPQAASASKPAGPKVSSMDDIDEEDVDGDDEEYDEPMRDPTPEPDELDEEIVESDIELDADGVVEPDHDDTPQKMGDPSGEVTEESRDASQEAKGLAMEAMSEGKLDEAIEHLTKAILLNPTSAIMYGTRASVFIKMKKPAAAIRDANAALEINPDSAKGYKTRGMANAMLGKWEAAARDLHAASNIDYDDEISAVLKKVEPNAHKIVEHRRKYDRLRKEREDKKAERDRLRRRAEAQAAYERAKKKEQSSHSSGAFPGGMPGGFPGFGGGMPGGMGGMPGGMGGFPGGMGGFPGGMGGFPGGMGGMPAGMGGGMPAGMGGGMPAGMGGSMPRGMGRGMPGAGGAPGSVGMDDILNDPDLMAAFSDPEVMAALQDVMSNPANISKHQANPKVGPIIAKMMAKMNAGSRH; encoded by the exons ATGGATCCCACCAAGGTGGCCGACCTCAAGGCCTTCGTGGCGGCGTGCAAGAAGGACCCGGCGCTCCTCACCGACCCCAGCCTCGCCTTCTTCCGCGACTACCTCGCCAGCCTCGGCGCCCAGCTGCCCcaggccgcctccgcctccaagcCCGCTGGCCCCAAG GTCTCCTCCATGGACGACATCGACGAGGAAGACGTCGACGGGGACGACGAGGAGTACGACGAGCCCATGCGGGATCCCACCCCGGAGCCCGACGAGCTCGACGAGGAGATCGTCGAGTCCGACATCGAGCTCGACGCCGACGGCGTCGTCGAGCCTGACCACGACGACACCCCGCAAAAG ATGGGAGACCCTTCGGGAGAGGTGACCGAGGAGAGCCGGGACGCGTCCCAGGAAGCAAAGGGTTTGGCCATGGAAGCCATGTCAGAAG GGAAACTGGACGAAGCTATTGAGCATCTAACCAAGGCAATCCTGCTGAATCCGACCTCTGCGATCATGTATGGTACCAGAG CATCGGTATTCATTAAGATGAAGAAACCTGCTGCTGCCATCCGTGATGCCAATGCTGCTCTAGAG ATCAACCCTGACTCTGCAAAAGGCTACAAGACCCGTGGAATGGCCAATGCTATGCTCGGCAAGTGGGAAGCTGCTGCTCGTGATCTGCATGCTGCGTCAAACATTGACTATGATGATGAGATCAGTGCTGTCCTCAAGAAG GTGGAGCCTAATGCACACAAGATTGTGGAGCACCGCAGGAAGTATGACAGGCTGCGTAAAGAGAGGGAGGACAAAAAGGCTGAGCGTGACCGGCTTCGTCGACGCGCAGAGGCACAG GCTGCTTATGAGagggccaagaagaaggaacaatCAAGCCACTCATCTGGAGCCTTCCCGGGGGGCATGCCTGGTGGCTTCCCTGGCTTTGGGGGTGGTATGCCTGGAGGAATGGGTGGTATGCCTGGTGGAATGGGTGGTTTCCCTGGTGGAATGGGTGGTTTCCCTGGTGGAATGGGCGGTTTCCCTGGAGGAATGGGTGGTATGCCTGCAGGGATGGGTGGCGGTATGCCTGCAGGGATGGGTGGTGGTATGCCTGCAGGGATGGGAGGTTCTATGCCACGAGGAATGGGCAGAGGTATGCCCGGAGCTGGAGGTGCCCCTGGTTCTGTTGGCATGGATGATATCCTGAAT GACCCTGACCTGATGGCAGCATTCAGTGACCCAGAGGTCATGGCGGCTCTTCAAGATG TGATGAGCAACCCTGCCAACATCTCCAAGCACCAGGCCAACCCAAAGGTGGGCCCAATAATCGCCAAGATGATGGCGAAGATGAACGCGGGGTCCCGGCACTAA